A window of the Hordeum vulgare subsp. vulgare chromosome 5H, MorexV3_pseudomolecules_assembly, whole genome shotgun sequence genome harbors these coding sequences:
- the LOC123399049 gene encoding protein ROLLING AND ERECT LEAF 2-like, which yields MGATASKQDRNTALQLCKGRLKHIEQAIDARYALSAAHLSYEQSLRNVGFALRQFVESHHEGDPEKSPRSSSALPSPLPPADNTNFSPLKVPRHSDISRLRSEVSPSLTVTVNPSDGDASFIKKRQLIPTSVSPPLPSEICPPWDFFEPNDVSENVATHVSENCEATLDDFGHAGERDQASSIRSTSQTAEVQEQLGTHGCRNLDDNFDHLKLNCNDSSEIEIADTNLPNDSSLHKGPDQVQTQIVEWQNPTHISDNRNIEVHSVDKVNVSKISIEREEDKGSSVTSVSKDFLSDVKELERQFARAAESCHGVSRMLETRKIRLSFSTKITGKPSGALSLSASLICCNAGNVASHESDQHVTKVIAWNRSLSSRSSSSKNPLFSAQKDDDPPESISDFVEEFCMVSGSHASSLDRLYAWEIKIYDELKNIESIEQIYDKKCAQLSHQCARDADARQVDKTRVTIKGLYSRLTVGTEVLYSISKTIEKLRDEELQPQLLELLQGQTRMWRVLQEVHQMQQTITSPTDAKLSTISPPSESWGHTLMNLITELGVFYSSLAGWVDAYKNYVGGLHSWLQRCVVQPRDRSGGRSLTLSPRQHLAPPLFVLLGDLSAGMSLLPSEESCDSIKHLAADLKKMYRHHQAAKKRSSDTGAERDKSETESEMAALQGGLTTMFDRLSKLSGAMANLAENVKREAETAREAYAIGRRAE from the exons ATGGGTGCAACAGCCTCGAAGCAAGACCGCAACACCGCACTGCAGCTCTGCAAGGGTCGTCTGAAACACATTGAACAAGCAATTGATGCAAGGTATGCCCTTTCGGCTGCTCATCTGTCGTACGAGCAATCTCTGCGCAATGTCGGCTTTGCTTTGAGGCAGTTTGTGGAGTCACACCATGAGGGTGATCCGGAGAAGTCCCCTCGCTCTTCGTCTGCTTTACCGTCCCCATTGCCACCTGCAGACAACACTAACTTTTCACCACTGAAAGTGCCCCGCCATTCTGATATTAGTCGCTTGAGGTCAGAAGTAAGCCCATCCTTGACAGTGACAGTCAACCCAAGTGATGGTGATGCTAGCTTCATCAAAAAACGGCAGCTCATTCCGACTTCGGTTTCACCACCGTTGCCTTCGGAAATTTGCCCCCCATGGGATTTCTTCGAACCAAATGATGTGAGTGAAAATGTTGCAACCCATGTCTCAGAGAACTGTGAGGCAACTTTGGATGATTTTGGCCATGCCGGTGAAAGGGACCAAGCTTCCTCGATCAGAAGTACTAGTCAAACAGCTGAGGTGCAAGAACAGTTGGGAACACATGGATGTAGAAACCTCGATGACAATTTTGACCATCTTAAGTTGAATTGCAATGACAGTAGTGAAATTGAGATTGCTGATACAAACTTACCAAATGACTCAAGCTTACACAAAGGACCTGATCAAGTGCAGACACAGATTGTGGAGTGGCAGAATCCTACACATATTAGTGACAATAGAAATATTGAAGTCCACTCTGTAGACAAGGTTAATGTATCCAAAATATCTATTGAAAGGGAAGAAGACAAGGGCAGTTCCGTCACCAGCGTATCAAAAGATTTTCTGTCTGATGTGAAAGAACTCGAGCGTCAATTTGCTCGCGCAGCTGAGTCTTGCCATGGGGTTTCAAGGATGCTTGAGACAAGGAAAATTCGACTTAGCTTTTCTACCAAGATAACAG GGAAACCGTCGGGTGCACTTTCTCTGTCAGCTTCCTTGATCTGTTGCAATGCTGGAAATGTAGCTTCCCATG AATCAGATCAGCATGTCACAAAAGTGATCGCTTGGAATCGCTCACTTTCAtcacgatcatcatcatctaAAAATCCACTATTTTCAGCTCAAAAGGATGATGACCCTCCAGAAAGCATTAGCGATTTTGTTGAAGAGTTTTGTATGGTTTCAGGAAGTCATGCATCCTCTTTAGATAGACTCTATGCTTGGGAAATAAAGATTTATGATGAGTTAAAG AATATTGAATCAATCGAGCAGATATACGACAAAAAATGTGCTCAGCTAAGCCATCAGTGTGCAAGGGATGCGGATGCCAGGCAAGTTGACAAAACTCGGGTAACTATCAAAGGGTTGTATTCGCGACTCACTGTAGGAACTGAAGTGCTATACTCAATTTCAAAAACAATTGAGAAGTTACGAGATGAAGAGTTGCAGCCCCAACTTCTTGAATTACTACAAGG GCAGACACGCATGTGGAGAGTGCTGCAGGAAGTTCATCAAATGCAGCAGACAATTACATCTCCAACAGATGCAAAGTTGTCAACAATATCTCCTCCGAGCGAGTCGTGGGGACATACCTTGATGAACCTCATCACTGAACTGGGTGTCTTCTACTCCAGTTTGGCAGGCTGGGTTGATGCTTACAAAAACTATGTGGGTGGTCTGCACTCCTGGCTGCAGAGATGTGTGGTGCAACCACGAGACCGGTCAGGCGGAAGGAGCCTGACCCTCTCGCCTCGCCAACACCTTGCTCCACCCCTATTTGTTCTCTTGGGAGATTTGTCCGCAGGAATGTCATTGCTCCCGTCTGAAGAATCATGTGATTCCATTAAGCACCTTGCAGCAGATCTCAAGAAAATGTACAGGCACCACCAGGCAGCCAAGAAGAGATCTTCAGACACTGGGGCAGAGCGTGACAAATCAGAGACTGAATCGGAGATGGCAGCCCTGCAGGGCGGTCTGACCACAATGTTTGATCGACTCTCGAAGCTCTCAGGTGCAATGGCCAACTTGGCTGAAAATGTGAAACGAGAGGCGGAGACCGCCCGGGAGGCATACGCCATCGGTCGTCGCGCAGAGTAA